In uncultured Bacteroides sp., the following proteins share a genomic window:
- a CDS encoding S41 family peptidase produces MKKTIFLFMLISTTLVNKLPAQEKIPSHEERIYSLSAIWKEMHYSFAFPETLQQVNIDSLYMTYLPKVEQAKSNYEYFRVLSSFMANFNEAHTRIYTSHRPDDVPPLKTINFDKKILISNIAKSMVDKVPLGSEIIKINQIPVLEYIRDSVYQYISAATPHWKFDKSVSEMFYGKPHSKVKITVITPKGKEKEVEMIRNYNSNGLKEIMADTTIVPPINIKIIHGNIGYIQLTSFAGQYLDTINSVFNRNIRQLSNCKGLIIDLRGNRGGTDQAWENIVNHLISKSQIQDQGKWFCRKYITSYKIWGEYDPRFKDYYLDKAMEEIIHQPYINKLNDSLKLHQPLIIISGQYVGSSSEDFLTLMKETGRAVVVGEPSVGCMGEPMFITLPGDFEAMICAKKYVNPDGTQPNKTGILPDIEVKRSYNAYLKGRDNVLEQATEELWKQIKK; encoded by the coding sequence ATGAAAAAAACTATTTTTTTATTTATGCTTATTAGTACAACACTGGTTAATAAGCTTCCGGCACAAGAAAAGATACCAAGCCATGAGGAAAGGATTTATTCTCTATCGGCTATCTGGAAAGAGATGCACTACAGCTTTGCTTTTCCTGAAACCCTGCAGCAAGTAAATATAGATAGTTTATACATGACTTATTTGCCGAAAGTAGAACAGGCGAAAAGCAACTACGAATACTTTCGTGTGTTATCTTCATTTATGGCAAACTTCAACGAAGCACATACGCGTATTTATACTTCTCACCGCCCGGACGATGTTCCGCCTTTGAAAACTATAAATTTTGATAAAAAGATTCTGATAAGCAACATTGCTAAAAGCATGGTTGATAAAGTTCCGCTAGGCAGCGAGATTATTAAGATAAATCAAATTCCAGTGTTAGAGTATATTAGAGATTCTGTATACCAATACATTTCTGCAGCAACTCCACATTGGAAGTTTGATAAGTCAGTGAGTGAAATGTTTTATGGGAAACCACATTCCAAAGTAAAAATAACAGTTATAACTCCGAAAGGGAAAGAGAAAGAAGTAGAAATGATTCGGAACTACAACTCTAATGGACTTAAAGAGATTATGGCTGATACTACTATTGTGCCACCCATAAATATAAAAATCATTCATGGGAATATTGGGTATATACAACTAACGTCTTTTGCCGGACAATATCTTGATACTATAAATTCTGTTTTTAACCGCAACATACGACAATTAAGTAATTGCAAAGGCTTGATTATTGATCTTCGTGGAAATAGAGGAGGTACAGACCAGGCATGGGAGAATATTGTAAACCATTTAATTTCTAAATCACAAATTCAAGACCAGGGTAAATGGTTTTGCAGGAAATATATCACCAGTTATAAAATTTGGGGAGAATATGATCCTCGGTTCAAGGATTATTATTTAGACAAAGCTATGGAAGAGATAATACATCAACCATATATAAATAAATTAAATGATTCTTTAAAACTACATCAACCGCTGATTATAATTTCGGGGCAGTATGTTGGTTCTTCTTCAGAAGACTTTTTGACACTAATGAAAGAGACCGGGCGAGCAGTTGTTGTAGGAGAACCAAGCGTTGGGTGCATGGGGGAACCAATGTTTATAACATTGCCGGGCGATTTTGAAGCAATGATTTGTGCTAAGAAATATGTGAATCCGGATGGTACTCAACCCAATAAGACAGGTATTTTACCCGACATTGAAGTCAAAAGAAGCTACAATGCATATTTAAAAGGAAGAGATAATGTGCTGGAGCAAGCTACTGAAGAATTATGGAAGCAGATTAAGAAGTAA